A window of the Mus pahari chromosome 1, PAHARI_EIJ_v1.1, whole genome shotgun sequence genome harbors these coding sequences:
- the LOC110330142 gene encoding interferon-induced protein with tetratricopeptide repeats 1 yields the protein MGENADGDQVMENLLQLRCHFTWKLLFEDNDIPDLEVRISEQVQFLDIKNPLGMHNLRAYVRHLKGQQEEALQSLKEAEALIQSEQLGKRKLVTWGNCAWLHYHRGSLAEAQIYLDKVEKVCKEFSSPFRYKLECAEMDCEEGWALLKCGLQNYKRAMACFAKALKLDPENPEYNTGYAVIAYRQDLNDNFISLEPLRKAVRLNPEDPYLKVLLALKLQDLGEDVEAEAHIEEALSSTSCQSYVFRYAAKYFRRKNCVDKALSLLHRALQASPSSGYLHYQKGLCYKQQMFQLRPSRNRQPRRQDNVQELAQQAIREFQETLKLRPTFEMACVCLAEVQAEIHQYEEAERNFQKVLSSKTLSAHIEQDIYFRYGRFLQFHKQSEDRAITLYLKGLKIEEKTFAWRKLLTALEKVAERRVYQKVHLVESTSLLGLVYKLKGQEIDALHYYEKALRLTGEINPAF from the exons ATGGG AGAGAATGCTGATGGTGACCAGGTCATGGAGAATCTGCTTCAGCTGAGATGTCACTTCACATGGAAGCTGCTATTTGAAGATAATGACATACCAGATTTGGAAGTGAGAATCTCAGAGCAGGTCCAGTTCCTTGACATCAAGAACCCACTGGGGATGCACAACCTCCGGGCCTATGTGAGGCACCTGAAAGGCCAGCAGGAGGAAGCCCTGCAGAGCTTGAAAGAAGCTGAAGCCTTGATCCAGAGTGAGCAGTTGGGCAAGAGAAAACTGGTGACCTGGGGCAACTGTGCCTGGCTGCATTACCACAGGGGCAGCTTGGCAGAAGCTCAGATCTACCTGGACAAGGTGGAGAAGGTTTGCAAGGAATTTTCAAGTCCCTTCCGCTACAAGCTGGAGTGTGCCGAGATGGACTGTGAGGAAGGCTGGGCCCTGCTGAAGTGTGGCTTACAAAATTATAAACGAGCCATGGCCTGCTTTGCGAAGGCTCTGAAATTGGACCCAGAAAACCCTGAGTACAACACTGGCTATGCAGTCATAGCCTATCGCCAAGATTTAAATGACAACTTTATTTCTCTAGAACCCTTGAGGAAGGCTGTCAGGTTAAATCCAGAAGATCCATACCTTAAAGTTCTCCTTGCCCTAAAGCTTCAGGATTTAGGAGAAGACGTTGAAGCGGAAGCACACATTGAAGAAGCCCTCAGCAGCACATCTTGCCAAAGCTATGTCTTTCGCTATGCAGCCAAATATTTCCGTAGGAAAAATTGCGTCGACAAAGCTCTTTCTCTTCTACACAGGGCCTTGCAGGCATCTCCTTCCTCTGGCTACCTACATTATCAGAAAGGGCTCTGCTACAAGCAACAAATGTTCCAACTGAGGCCATCCCGAAACAGGCAGCCCAGAAGGCAGGACAATGTGCAGGAATTGGCACAACAGGCCATTCGTGAATTTCAAGAGACTTTGAAACTGAGGCCCACATTTGAGATGGCCTGTGTTTGCCTGGCTGAAGTGCAGGCAGAAATTCACCAGtatgaagaagcagagagaaatttcCAGAAGGTACTGAGCAGCAAGACCCTCTCGGCTCACATAGAGCAGGATATTTACTTCCGCTATGGCCGTTTCCTACAGTTTCATAAGCAGTCAGAAGACAGGGCAATCACCCTCTACTTAAAAGGtctaaaaatagaagagaagacCTTTGCTTGGAGGAAACTACTGACTGCTTTGGAGAAAGTGGCTGAAAGACGTGTCTACCAGAAGGTTCATCTTGTAGAGAGTACCAGCCTTCTTGGGCTAGTCTACAAACTGAAAGGGCAAGAGATAGATGCTCTGCATTACTACGAGAAGGCCCTGAGGCTCACTGGGGAAATAAACCCTGCATTCTGA